The following are encoded together in the Salvia hispanica cultivar TCC Black 2014 chromosome 6, UniMelb_Shisp_WGS_1.0, whole genome shotgun sequence genome:
- the LOC125195413 gene encoding uncharacterized protein LOC125195413 — translation MFDEYLHIDETTARESLKYFCQGVIHIFGDRYLQKPTHQDCQDLRDMHGSVDGFHDMLGSIDCMHWEWKNCPTAWKGQLTNWANEDADAAGPSHSMATANVRMRIPHGDADRVRAFADLRQQETHI, via the exons atgttcgacgagtacctccacatcgacGAGACGACTGCCCGCGAGTCTCTGAAGTATTTTTGTCAGGGCGTCATTCACATATTTGGGGATAGGTATCTTCAGAAGCCTACGCATCAAGACTGCCAGGATCTAAGGGATATGCACGGGTCAGTGGATGGGTTTCACGACATGTtgggcagcatagattgtatgcattgggaatGGAAAAACTGCCCCACCGCCTGGAAGGGGCA GCTGACTAATTGGGCCAATGAAGATGCTGATGctgccggtccaagccacagCATGGCCACCGCCAATGTACGAATGAGGATACCTCATGGGGATGCTGACCGGGTCCGTGCATTTGCCGATCTTCGACAACAAGAAACCCATATTTGA
- the LOC125195414 gene encoding putative disease resistance protein At1g50180: MAEAVVSIALETIRDLLLEEGRFLAGVAHQVKELERQLKEMKCFLKDADKRRHESSTIFNWISEIRDLVYRSESTIERHAACQVCSRRRGLRHLVRKYSCILTDCNSLHQLGSEISQITTRLERISMAMQEKGITRSILINPKGEGESSGGNNMSRKTFPYLETGDCFLGMEDELKLLVHHLGKDTENRIISVWGMGGSGKTAIAKKLYNETTDIDLSAWVCITEQCESRSVWEDVLRQLEKKRSVSILNDEPRTSAEIPNLSYSELVDRLCEIQKEKRCLIVLDDLWEVSHWEELKHPFIVQDLQSKILVTTREQKVAEIGLAVKHGLLQIDAALELLKNKAFQHGNIPGQFYITPSSSRNRHFLMRN, from the coding sequence ATGGCAGAAGCAGTGGTGTCTATTGCTCTTGAAACCATCCGTGATTTGCTATTGGAAGAGGGAAGGTTTTTAGCTGGTGTTGCCCATCAAGTCAAGGAGCTCGAGCGGCAGCTCAAAGAGATGAAGTGTTTCCTCAAAGACGCTGACAAACGACGACATGAAAGCAGTACCATCTTCAATTGGATATCCGAGATCAGAGATCTCGTCTACAGATCTGAATCCACCATTGAAAGACACGCAGCTTGTCAAGTTTGTTCAAGGAGAAGAGGCCTCAGACATTTGGTCCGCAAATATTCCTGCATTTTGACAGACTGCAACTCACTCCACCAATTAGGCTCTGAGATTTCACAAATCACAACAAGACTGGAGAGGATAAGCATGGCTATGCAAGAAAAAGGCATAACACGGAGCATACTCATCAATCCGAAAGGAGAGGGGGAAAGCTCGGGTGGAAACAACATGTCAAGGAAGACATTCCCCTATTTGGAGACGGGAGATTGCTTCCTAGGCATGGAGGATGAGCTGAAGCTACTTGTTCATCACTTAGGGAAAGACACAGAGAATCGGATTATTTCGGTGTGGGGAATGGGCGGCTCAGGCAAGACCGCCATTGCCAAGAAGCTCTACAACGAGACGACCGACATTGACCTCTCAGCGTGGGTTTGCATTACTGAGCAATGTGAGAGTCGATCAGTTTGGGAGGATGTTCTGAGGCAGCTTGAAAAGAAGAGGAGTGTTTCAATCCTGAACGATGAGCCACGAACAAGCGCGGAGATTCCAAATTTGAGCTACTCAGAGTTGGTTGACCGACTATGTGAgatacaaaaagaaaagcgATGTCTCATAGTGTTGGATGATCTTTGGGAAGTTTCTCATTGGGAGGAGTTGAAGCATCCATTCATTGTCCAAGATTTGCAGAGCAAAATATTGGTGACAACACGGGAACAAAAGGTTGCAGAGATTGGATTGGCAGTGAAACATGGGCTTTTACAAATTGATGCTGCTTTGGAACTACTCAAAAACAAAGCATTTCAGCATGGAAACATTCCAGGTCAGTTTTATATTACTCCTTCGTCTTCTAGAAATAGACACTTTCTAATGCGAAATTGA
- the LOC125193133 gene encoding probable disease resistance protein At1g58390, whose translation MAEAVVSIALETIRDLLLEEGRFLAGVSGQVKKLEWQLKEMKCFLQDADKRRHESSTIFNWISDIRDLVYSSESAIERHTAYQVSSRRRGLTQFVRNYSCILTDCNSLHQLGSEITEITSSLERISKDMQENGIKRSIIMNPNGDGESSGGNNKSRKTFPYFEMGDCFVGMEDELKLLVHHLGKDMENRIISVWGMGGSGKTAIAKKLYNEKTDFDLSAWVCITQQCESRSVWEDVLRQLENQKKKMGVSSVNDEPRILEGVSSLNDEPRIREEVSSLSDFDLIERLCEIQREKRSLIVLDDVWELSHWDELKRPFIVRNLQSKILVTTRKQKVAEIGLAVEHGLLHMDAALELLKNKAFQHGNIPDLALEERFEKIGKEMVQKCGYLPLAISLLGGVLREKKSIIEWESVNEHIKAAIYGVEEQIDGVLNLSYESLPYYLKPCFLYLGIFKEDETILTLDLYMMWIAQGMISYENIGDKEDTLMDIAELYLSELASRSIVQVEIRLDYDVGYSKKFGTCKLHDVVRELCLKLGKREDFGVLRLEYKGGKFSSLLRDASSHIKIRHLAIDLRSEVDTEPTVACGEDTWGHIRSVRLFNRIYVEFPPQSIVDFQKFKLLRDLFLFRFKFEGGKLPRGITKLVHLRCLRLQQCELAKLPSSMRNLVYLDTLDLRYSMNVEVPNVFKEMLRLKHLILPIYGDENIRNYRLRLDEGVYELETLAFFDSRCHELKCMDRMKNLRYFIARIYDNESLLAIMNGIMNLNKIQVCQVTIQESCDLTSEGMLEKALTCPNLYDLNIFSKSVKALAKCESDLSSSKLKYLKLFDCEMEDDPMGILGKLPCLVTLNLYWKSFVGEEMRCPTNSFPRLKELVLRGLPKLREWRVESGAMPLLSQLTIGECSCLEMVPEGLSAISTLQTLIIERMPKMRERVSPSGQDFHKVRHVLSIIIKD comes from the exons ATGGCAGAAGCAGTGGTGTCGATTGCTCTTGAAACCATTCGTGATTTGCTATTGGAAGAGGGAAGGTTTTTAGCTGGTGTCAGCGGTCAAGTGAAGAAGCTCGAGTGGCAGCTCAAAGAGATGAAGTGTTTCCTCCAAGATGCTGACAAACGACGACATGAAAGTAGTACGATCTTCAATTGGATCTCGGATATTAGAGATCTGGTCTACAGTTCCGAATCCGCCATTGAAAGACACACAGCTTATCAAGTTTCATCAAGGAGAAGAGGCCTCACTCAGTTCGTCCGCAACTATTCCTGCATTCTGACAGATTGCAACTCACTCCACCAATTGGGCTCCGAGATTACAGAAATTACATCAAGTCTGGAGAGGATAAGCAAGGATATGCAAGAAAACGGCATAAAAAGAAGCATAATCATGAATCCAAATGGAGATGGGGAAAGCTCGGGTGGAAACAACAAGTCAAGGAAGACTTTTCCGTATTTTGAGATGGGAGATTGCTTCGTAGGAATGGAGGATGAGCTGAAGCTGCTTGTTCATCACCTAGGGAAAGACATGGAGAATCGGATTATATCAGTGTGGGGAATGGGAGGGTCAGGCAAGACCGCCATTGCAAAGAAGCTCTACAATGAGAAGACCGACTTTGATCTCTCCGCATGGGTTTGTATTACTCAGCAATGCGAGAGTAGATCGGTTTGGGAGGATGTTCTGAGGCAACTAGAGAATCAGAAGAAAAAGATGGGTGTTTCAAGTGTGAACGATGAGCCACGAATACTGGAGGGTGTTTCAAGTCTGAACGACGAGCCACGAATAAGGGAGGAGGTTTCAAGTCTGAGCGACTTTGATTTGATTGAGAGGCTATGTGAGATTCAAAGAGAGAAGCGAAGTCTCATAGTTTTGGATGATGTTTGGGAACTTTCTCATTGGGATGAGTTGAAGCGTCCATTCATTGTCCGAAATCTGCAGAGCAAAATATTGGTGACAACACGGAAACAAAAGGTTGCAGAGATTGGATTGGCAGTTGAACATGGGCTTTTGCATATGGATGCTGCTTTGGAACTACTCAAAAACAAAGCATTTCAGCATGGAAACATTCCAG ACTTAGCATTGGAAGaaagatttgaaaaaattgggaaaGAAATGGTACAAAAATGTGGTTATTTGCCATTGGCAATTTCTTTACTCGGTGGggttttgagagagaaaaaatcgaTTATTGAGTGGGAATCAGTAAATGAGCACATCAAAGCAGCCATATATGGAGTTGAAGAGCAGATTGATGGAGTGCTTAATTTAAGCTATGAAAGTTTACCCTATTATTTGAAGCCTTGCTTTCTCTATTTGGGTATTTTCAAAGAGGACGAAACCATACTTACTTTGGACCTGTATATGATGTGGATAGCACAAGGCATGATTTCATATGAGAATATTGGAGATAAGGAGGACACTTTAATGGATATCGCTGAGCTGTACTTAAGTGAGTTAGCCTCCAGGTCCATTGTTCAAGTTGAAATTAGACTTGATTATGATGTCGgatatagtaaaaaatttgGTACATGCAAACTTCATGATGTAGTAAGAGAACTATGTTTGAAATTGGGAAAGAGGGAGGATTTTGGTGTGCTGCGTTTGGAGTATAAAGGTGGGAAATTTAGTAGCTTACTACGGGATGCTTCCTCACATATTAAGATTCGACATTTGGCTATTGATTTAAGAAGTGAAGTCGACACCGAGCCTACAGTCGCTTGTGGAGAAGATACTTGGGGGCATATAAGGTCTGTTCGATTATTCAATCGCATATATGTTGAGTTCCCCCCACAAAGTATAGTTGATTTTCAGAAATTCAAATTGCTGAGagatctatttttgtttagaTTCAAATTTGAAGGAGGAAAGTTACCGAGAGGAATCACTAAACTTGTTCACCTTAGATGTTTGCGTTTACAACAATGTGAACTTGCTAAGCTACCGTCATCCATGAGGAATTTGGTATACTTGGATACCCTTGATTTGAGGTATTCAATGAATGTTGAAGTTCCAAATGTTTTTAAGGAGATGTTGCGATTAAAACACTTGATTCTTCCTATCTATGGAGATGAAAACATTAGAAATTATCGACTAAGATTGGATGAGGGAGTATATGAGTTGGAGACTCTAGCATTCTTTGATAGTAGATGTCATGAACTTAAATGTATGGACAGAATGAAGAATCTTCGATATTTTATAGCAAGAATATACGATAATGAAAGCTTGTTAGCTATCATGAATGGCATTATGAACTTGAACAAGATACAAGTTTGTCAAGTAACCATTCAAGAAAGTTGCGACTTAACAAGTGAGGGAATGCTGGAGAAGGCTTTGACATGTCCCAATCTttatgatttgaatattttttctaaatcaGTGAAGGCGCTAGCAAAGTGCGAGAGTGATTTGTCGAGCTCCAAACTTAAGTATTTGAAACTGTTTGATTGTGAGATGGAGGATGATCCAATGGGGATACTGGGAAAGCTTCCTTGCTTGGTTACATTGAATTTATATTGGAAATCATTTGTTGGGGAGGAGATGAGGTGTCCAACAAACAGTTTTCCTCGCCTCAAGGAGCTAGTGTTAAGAGGTTTGCCTAAGTTGAGGGAGTGGAGAGTGGAGTCAGGAGCCATGCCCCTTCTCTCTCAATTAACAATCGGAGAGTGTTCTTGTCTAGAGATGGTTCCAGAGGGATTGAGTGCCATTTCTACCCTTCAGACTCTCATAATTGAAAGAATGCCGAAAATGAGAGAAAGAGTATCACCATCAGGACAGGATTTCCACAAAGTCCGCCATGTCCTTTCAATTATCATCAAGGACTAG
- the LOC125195415 gene encoding probable disease resistance protein At1g58390, with protein sequence MVQKCGYLPLAISLLGGVLREKKSIVEWKSVNENIKAAIYGVEEQIDGVLNLSYESLPYYLKPCFLLMGIFKEDEIIDAWRLYKMWIAQGMISYENIGDKEDTLMDIAELYLSELASRSIVQVEINLDYDVASRNLKYNTCKLHDVVRELCLKLGKKEHFGVQSLEYKGGKLSTLLQEASSHMKIQHLVIYFRNEVEYEHIVAWGEDTWEHIRSVRLFNRIGSDVVEFPPQSIVDFQKFKLVRDLYFFRFKFAGGKLPRGITKLVHLRSLRLQRCELDKLPSSMKNLVYMDTLDLSYSENIEVPNVFKEMLRLKHLILPIYGEENIRNYRLRLDEGVYDLETLLFFDSRCHELKCMDRMKNLRFFMASIYDNESLSAIMNDIMNWNKIQDIQVSIRESCDLTSERMLEKALTCPNLYQLYIISKLGKALAESGSDFLISELRFLNLYRTEIEDDPMGILGKLPCLIILRLHKESFVGEEMRCPANSFPRLKKLTLRGLPKLREWRVESGAMPLLSKLTIGECSCLEMVPEGLSGISTLQTLVIKKCRN encoded by the coding sequence ATGGTACAGAAATGTGGTTATTTGCCATTGGCAATTTCTTTACTTGGTGGggttttgagagagaaaaaatcgaTTGTTGAGTGGAAATCAGTAAATGAGAACATCAAAGCAGCCATATATGGAGTTGAAGAGCAGATTGATGGAGTGCTAAATTTAAGCTATGAAAGTTTACCCTATTATTTGAAGCCTTGCTTTCTCTTGATGGGTATTTTCAAGGAGGACGAAATCATAGATGCTTGGCGTCTATATAAGATGTGGATAGCACAAGGCATGATTTCATATGAGAATATTGGAGATAAGGAGGACACTTTAATGGATATCGCTGAGCTGTACTTAAGTGAGTTAGCCTCCAGGTCCATTGTTCAAGTTGAAATTAATCTTGATTATGATGTAGCAAGTAGAAATTTAAAGTATAATACATGCAAACTTCATGATGTAGTAAGAGAACTATGCTTGAAATTGGGAAAAAAGGAGCATTTTGGTGTGCAGAGTTTGGAGTATAAAGGTGGGAAACTTAGTACCTTACTACAGGAAGCTTCGTCGCATATGAAGATACAACATCTGgtaatatatttcagaaatgAAGTCGAGTATGAGCATATAGTTGCTTGGGGAGAAGATACTTGGGAGCATATAAGGTCTGTTCGATTATTCAATCGCATAGGATCGGATGTTGTTGAGTTCCCCCCACAAAGTATTGTTGACTTTCAGAAATTCAAATTGGTAAGagatctatatttttttagattcAAATTTGCAGGAGGAAAGTTACCAAGAGGAATCACTAAACTTGTTCACCTTAGAAGTTTGCGTTTACAAAGATGTGAACTTGATAAGCTACCCTCTTCCATGAAGAATTTGGTATATATGGATACCCTTGATTTGAGCTATTCAGAGAATATTGAAGTTCCAAATGTATTTAAGGAGATGTTGCGATTAAAACACTTGATTCTTCCTATCTATGGAGAAGAAAACATTAGAAATTATCGACTAAGATTGGatgagggagtatatgatttgGAGACTCTACTATTCTTTGATAGCAGATGCCATGAACTTAAATGTATGGACAGAATGAAGAATCTCCGATTTTTTATGGCATCAATATACGATAATGAAAGCTTGTCAGCTATAATGAATGACATTATGAACTGGAACAAGATACAGGATATCCAAGTATCCATTCGAGAAAGTTGCGACTTAACAAGTGAGCGAATGCTGGAGAAGGCTTTGACATGTCCCAATCTTTATCAATTGTATATCATTTCTAAGCTAGGGAAGGCGCTAGCAGAGAGCGGGAGTGACTTCTTGATCTCTGAACTTAGGTTTTTGAACTTGTATAGGACCGAGATTGAGGATGATCCAATGGGGATACTGGGAAAGCTTCCTTGCTTGATAATATTGCGATTACATAAGGAATCATTTGTTGGGGAGGAGATGAGGTGTCCAGCAAACAGTTTTCCTCGCCTCAAGAAGCTAACATTAAGAGGTTTGCCAAAGTTGAGGGAGTGGAGAGTGGAGTCAGGAGCCATGCCCCTTCTCTCTAAATTAACAATCGGGGAGTGTTCTTGTTTGGAGATGGTTCCAGAGGGATTGAGTGGCATTTCTACCCTTCAGACTCtcgtaataaaaaaatgccgGAATTGA